From one Solanum stenotomum isolate F172 chromosome 12, ASM1918654v1, whole genome shotgun sequence genomic stretch:
- the LOC125847800 gene encoding agamous-like MADS-box protein MADS2 isoform X1 — protein MGRGRVELKRIENKINRQVTFAKRRNGLLKKAYELSVLCDAEVALLVFSNRGKLYEFCSTNNMLKTLDRYQKCSYGTLEVNRSIKDNEQSSYREYLKLKAKYESLQRYQRHLLGDELGPLTIDDLEHLEVQLDTSLKHIRSTRTQMMLDQLSDLQTKEKLWNEANKVLERKQMEEIYAENNLQQTWGGGEQSLNYGQQQHPQSQGFFQPLECNSSLQIGYDPITTSSQITAVTNAQNVNGMIPGWML, from the exons ATGGGTAGAGGAAGAGTTGAGCTGAAGAGGATAGAGAACAAGATAAATAGACAAGTCACTTTTGCAAAGAGGAGAAATGGATTGCTCAAAAAAGCTTATGAACTATCTGTGCTTTGTGATGCTGAAGTTGCTCTACTCGTTTTCTCTAATCGTGGAAAACTCTATGAATTCTGCAGCACAaacaa TATGCTCAAAACACTTGATAGGTACCAAAAGTGCAGCTATGGAACATTGGAAGTCAATCGATCAATCAAAGATAATGAG CAAAGCAGCTATAGGGAATACTTGAAACTCAAAGCCAAATATGAGTCACTGCAGCGATATCAAAG ACACCTTCTTGGAGATGAGTTGGGGCCTCTGACTATAGATGATCTTGAGCATCTTGAAGTCCAACTAGATACTTCCCTCAAACACATTAGGTCCACCAGG ACACAAATGATGCTTGACCAGCTCTCTGATCTTCAAACTAAG GAGAAATTGTGGAATGAGGCTAACAAGGTTCTTGAAAGAAAG CAGATGGAAGAGATATATGCTGAAAACAACCTGCAACAAACATGGGGTGGTGGAGAGCAAAGTCTCAATTATGGTCAGCAGCAACATCCTCAATCTCAGGGTTTCTTCCAACCTCTAGAGTGCAACTCTTCCTTGCAAATTGG GTACGATCCAATAACAACTTCAAGCCAAATAACAGCAGTAACAAATGCCCAAAACGTGAATGGTATGATACCTGGTTGGATGCTGTGA
- the LOC125847800 gene encoding agamous-like MADS-box protein MADS2 isoform X2, which translates to MGRGRVELKRIENKINRQVTFAKRRNGLLKKAYELSVLCDAEVALLVFSNRGKLYEFCSTNNMLKTLDRYQKCSYGTLEVNRSIKDNEQSSYREYLKLKAKYESLQRYQRHLLGDELGPLTIDDLEHLEVQLDTSLKHIRSTRTQMMLDQLSDLQTKEKLWNEANKVLERKMEEIYAENNLQQTWGGGEQSLNYGQQQHPQSQGFFQPLECNSSLQIGYDPITTSSQITAVTNAQNVNGMIPGWML; encoded by the exons ATGGGTAGAGGAAGAGTTGAGCTGAAGAGGATAGAGAACAAGATAAATAGACAAGTCACTTTTGCAAAGAGGAGAAATGGATTGCTCAAAAAAGCTTATGAACTATCTGTGCTTTGTGATGCTGAAGTTGCTCTACTCGTTTTCTCTAATCGTGGAAAACTCTATGAATTCTGCAGCACAaacaa TATGCTCAAAACACTTGATAGGTACCAAAAGTGCAGCTATGGAACATTGGAAGTCAATCGATCAATCAAAGATAATGAG CAAAGCAGCTATAGGGAATACTTGAAACTCAAAGCCAAATATGAGTCACTGCAGCGATATCAAAG ACACCTTCTTGGAGATGAGTTGGGGCCTCTGACTATAGATGATCTTGAGCATCTTGAAGTCCAACTAGATACTTCCCTCAAACACATTAGGTCCACCAGG ACACAAATGATGCTTGACCAGCTCTCTGATCTTCAAACTAAG GAGAAATTGTGGAATGAGGCTAACAAGGTTCTTGAAAGAAAG ATGGAAGAGATATATGCTGAAAACAACCTGCAACAAACATGGGGTGGTGGAGAGCAAAGTCTCAATTATGGTCAGCAGCAACATCCTCAATCTCAGGGTTTCTTCCAACCTCTAGAGTGCAACTCTTCCTTGCAAATTGG GTACGATCCAATAACAACTTCAAGCCAAATAACAGCAGTAACAAATGCCCAAAACGTGAATGGTATGATACCTGGTTGGATGCTGTGA